A single genomic interval of Chitinophaga sp. 180180018-3 harbors:
- a CDS encoding ABC transporter transmembrane domain-containing protein, which translates to MKTFKRLLRFASPLHHYFPEYIIYTLIGIIFGMVNFAMLIPLLTVIFNQVGEVPKALPYPTFSFNINYFVDLFNYYFYNFIRASGSKQSALYFVCAVISVCVIVANIGRYMSARVMVRLKMVMLSRLRTRLYARLAEQSLGFYSQQQKGDLLSTMTNDVQEIENSVVNAIQTLLRDPFIVIGYFCALFYLSVNLTVFTLFFFPISGILISYVSKKLKQKGKFSQELLGKILNVTEETVSGIRIIQSFTAERFMKGKFAEVDNRFTKVSKSMYNQRELASPISEILGVIVVVVLVIYGGTLVLNGNGLLTGATFMTYLVFYSQIMQPAKNISTSITTIQKGMVASERIFKILDTPVSITEKTDATPVKEFRKEIEYNGVSFRYEQQLVLKDVNLKIQKGQMIALVGRSGAGKSTMADLLPRFYDVTNGAIRIDGNDIRHLRLQDLRSLLGVVSQEAILFNDTVLNNIAFGQPGADKDAIIAAARMANAHEFIEQLENGYDTIIGDRGLKLSGGQRQRLTIARAIFKNPAILILDEATSALDTESEKLVQAALDKLMKNRTTIVIAHRLSTIQYADEIIVMDQGEIKERGTHEQLLLQEGIYHKLVEMQEFK; encoded by the coding sequence ATGAAGACTTTCAAGCGTCTCCTTAGATTCGCATCGCCTTTACATCATTATTTCCCGGAATATATTATATATACACTGATAGGTATAATATTTGGCATGGTCAATTTCGCCATGCTCATTCCCTTGTTGACTGTCATTTTCAACCAGGTGGGAGAAGTGCCGAAAGCTTTGCCATACCCAACATTCTCCTTCAACATCAATTACTTTGTAGATCTCTTTAATTACTACTTCTATAACTTCATACGGGCCAGTGGCTCCAAACAAAGTGCATTGTATTTTGTTTGTGCGGTGATCAGCGTATGCGTTATCGTCGCCAACATCGGCCGGTATATGAGTGCCAGGGTGATGGTGCGGTTGAAGATGGTGATGTTGTCGAGGCTGCGGACACGCCTCTATGCCAGATTAGCGGAGCAGTCGCTCGGCTTTTACAGCCAACAGCAGAAAGGCGACTTGCTATCTACCATGACCAATGATGTACAGGAGATAGAAAACAGCGTGGTGAACGCCATACAAACGCTCCTGCGCGACCCATTCATTGTAATCGGCTACTTCTGTGCACTGTTTTATCTTTCTGTAAATCTGACCGTATTCACACTGTTTTTTTTCCCCATATCCGGCATCCTCATTTCCTATGTTTCCAAGAAGCTGAAGCAAAAAGGAAAATTCAGTCAGGAGTTGCTGGGTAAGATTTTGAACGTCACTGAAGAAACAGTTAGCGGCATTCGCATCATACAATCATTTACCGCAGAACGGTTCATGAAAGGCAAGTTTGCTGAAGTAGACAATCGTTTTACCAAAGTGAGTAAATCCATGTACAATCAGCGGGAGCTGGCTTCGCCGATTTCAGAAATTCTGGGAGTAATCGTAGTGGTGGTGCTGGTGATATACGGCGGAACGCTGGTGCTGAATGGGAACGGGCTGCTTACCGGCGCAACATTCATGACTTACCTGGTTTTTTATTCCCAAATCATGCAGCCTGCAAAAAATATATCCACCTCTATTACTACCATTCAGAAGGGTATGGTGGCAAGTGAAAGGATATTCAAGATACTGGACACTCCTGTTTCCATTACCGAAAAAACGGATGCAACACCGGTAAAAGAATTCAGGAAAGAAATTGAATACAATGGCGTGTCGTTTCGTTATGAGCAGCAGCTGGTGTTAAAAGACGTCAACCTGAAGATCCAAAAAGGGCAGATGATTGCGCTGGTCGGCCGCAGTGGTGCCGGTAAATCAACAATGGCCGATCTGTTGCCCCGCTTCTACGATGTAACTAACGGTGCTATTCGTATAGACGGTAACGATATACGCCATCTCCGGCTGCAGGATCTTCGTTCTCTGCTTGGCGTAGTATCGCAGGAGGCCATCCTGTTTAACGACACCGTATTGAACAACATTGCATTCGGGCAACCGGGAGCCGACAAAGACGCCATCATTGCTGCCGCCAGGATGGCAAATGCACATGAATTTATTGAACAACTCGAAAACGGCTATGATACCATCATTGGAGATCGTGGTCTGAAACTGAGTGGTGGCCAGCGCCAGCGCCTCACCATTGCCAGGGCTATCTTCAAAAATCCGGCTATCCTTATCCTCGATGAAGCTACATCTGCGCTCGATACTGAATCCGAAAAACTGGTACAGGCAGCACTGGATAAATTGATGAAAAACCGCACCACCATTGTGATTGCGCATCGCCTGAGTACCATTCAATATGCCGATGAAATTATTGTGATGGATCAGGGAGAGATAAAAGAAAGGGGCACACATGAGCAACTGCTGCTGCAGGAAGGCATCTACCATAAATTGGTGGAAATGCAGGAGTTCAAATAA
- the rbfA gene encoding 30S ribosome-binding factor RbfA yields the protein MQETKRQKQIGQQVQEELSTIFQRMGFNVIEGGMISVAAVKMTPDLLEAKVYLSMFKIQSPSEMLERIKERMGEIKKALGIALGKQLRRIPELSFFLDDTLDYVFKMEELFKKIKEEDANIKNNNK from the coding sequence ATGCAGGAAACCAAGAGGCAGAAACAAATAGGGCAACAGGTACAGGAGGAGCTTAGCACTATCTTTCAGCGGATGGGCTTTAATGTGATAGAAGGCGGGATGATCTCTGTTGCGGCAGTAAAGATGACCCCTGACCTGCTGGAGGCAAAGGTTTATCTCAGCATGTTCAAGATACAGTCTCCTTCCGAAATGCTGGAGAGGATCAAGGAAAGGATGGGAGAAATCAAAAAAGCCCTGGGAATAGCGTTGGGTAAGCAATTGCGCAGGATTCCAGAGCTGAGCTTTTTCCTGGACGATACCCTTGATTATGTGTTCAAGATGGAAGAACTCTTTAAAAAGATCAAAGAAGAGGATGCTAATATTAAGAACAACAATAAATAA
- a CDS encoding FtsX-like permease family protein, protein MVWQFASRYFRAKKSTNAINIIAWVSVVAIAVGAGALIVILSVFNGFEGLVKSLYSSFYPSIRIAPSAGKTVLLTPDRLQQIAAVPGVAHFSEVIEEKAVLRYGDEPTIAVLKGVDNNYNQVTGVKEHVVRGRFDTGDSLAYRAILGVEIEGALGVDVVHSIAPVTVYLPRKNTGAAITPEDALSNGVLYPTGTFAIQQEFNSKYVITNIDFLRKLMDIGPDEMSALEISLAPGVDDQQLKDKLTQLLGSGYKVETRYEQNQSLYAIMQTEKWAVYVILSFIMIIAAFNMIGSLYMLVIEKEKDITILKAMGARRSLIMRIFLAEGLIIAGIGTLLGFSLGIIFCVLQQQFGLIRLQGTSFLIDTYPVSMNIMDFLLVFTTIMVIGVAASWYPARKAATEAITLKAT, encoded by the coding sequence ATGGTTTGGCAATTCGCGTCCCGTTACTTCCGCGCAAAGAAATCTACCAATGCTATCAACATTATTGCCTGGGTAAGTGTGGTGGCAATTGCTGTTGGCGCAGGAGCGCTGATTGTGATATTGAGTGTATTCAATGGTTTTGAGGGCCTGGTGAAATCCCTGTATTCTTCATTTTATCCTTCGATAAGAATAGCTCCTTCTGCAGGAAAAACAGTCCTGCTTACTCCGGATCGTCTGCAGCAGATCGCGGCGGTGCCGGGGGTAGCCCATTTTTCAGAAGTAATAGAAGAGAAAGCAGTGCTCCGTTACGGCGATGAACCAACGATCGCTGTGCTGAAAGGGGTTGATAACAACTATAACCAGGTCACAGGGGTAAAGGAGCATGTTGTAAGAGGACGATTTGATACCGGCGACAGCCTGGCATACCGCGCCATACTGGGGGTAGAGATTGAGGGTGCACTGGGGGTAGATGTGGTGCATAGTATAGCTCCGGTAACAGTGTATTTACCAAGAAAGAATACGGGTGCGGCCATCACTCCTGAAGATGCCCTGAGCAACGGGGTACTTTATCCAACCGGCACTTTTGCCATTCAGCAGGAATTTAACAGTAAATATGTAATAACAAATATTGATTTTCTGCGCAAACTGATGGATATCGGTCCGGACGAGATGTCGGCATTGGAGATAAGTCTTGCACCAGGTGTAGACGACCAGCAATTGAAAGACAAACTTACCCAACTGTTGGGAAGCGGCTACAAAGTGGAAACGAGGTACGAACAGAATCAATCGCTCTACGCTATTATGCAAACCGAAAAGTGGGCGGTATATGTTATCCTCAGCTTTATCATGATCATAGCGGCTTTTAACATGATAGGTTCGTTGTATATGCTGGTGATAGAGAAGGAAAAAGATATTACGATACTCAAGGCTATGGGAGCTCGCCGGTCGCTCATCATGAGGATTTTCCTTGCCGAAGGGTTGATTATTGCAGGAATAGGTACTTTACTTGGATTCAGTCTTGGGATAATTTTTTGTGTACTGCAGCAGCAATTCGGGTTGATTAGGCTTCAGGGAACCTCTTTCCTGATAGATACTTATCCTGTAAGTATGAATATCATGGATTTTCTGTTGGTATTTACCACTATCATGGTGATAGGGGTAGCTGCGAGCTGGTATCCGGCCCGGAAGGCAGCGACAGAAGCGATAACCCTGAAAGCAACCTGA
- the ileS gene encoding isoleucine--tRNA ligase, producing MSSKYQEYNQLNLPQIEKDILQQWEDQQTFEKSVEVRDGATPFVFYEGPPSANGLPGIHHVISRTLKDLVCRYKTMRGYQVKRKGGWDTHGLPVELGVEKMLGITKEDIGKKISVAEYNDTCRKEVLKYKDMWDDLTRKMGYWVDLKDPYITFDNKYIESLWWSLQTLYKKGLLYKSVSIQPYSPAAGTGLSSHELNQPGTYKDVKDTTIVTMFKAKKADNSKFLFDAAGSDEVFFLAWTTTPWTLPSNLGLTVGANIEYALVHTFNPYTHLSINVVAAKVLLHKYFKAEGENGDFGAYKDGDKVIPWKVLTTFKGSQLENLRYEQLFPFAQPEEGDPFRVLIGDFVTTEDGTGIVHTAPAFGADDNRVGRKYGIGILTLVDREGKFTDNVGEFSGRYVKNYKDDPDYKDVDVDIAVKLKKENRAFKVEKYEHSYPHCWRTDKPVLYYPLDAWFIKTTALKDRMVELNKTINWKPAFTGTGRFGNWLENMVDWNLSRSRYWGTPLPIWRTEDGTEEICIGSIEELNQEIRRANQVLGGDVNKSYLHEGILDLHKPYVDEIILVSKGGKPMRREPDLIDVWFDSGAMPYAQWHYPFENKELLDKGEAFPADFIAEGVDQTRGWFYTLHALGVMLFDSVAYKTVVSNGLVLDAKGQKMSKRLGNVVNPFETIDKYGADATRWYLITNASPWDSLKFDVKGIGEVQRKLFGTLYNTYNFFAMYANLDNFSFREAYIPLEERPEIDRWIISVLNTLVKDVTGSLDDYEPTQAGRAIERFVDEQLSNWYVRLCRRRFWKGDYEHDKISAYQTLYECLEKITQLMAPVSPFFSDWLFNNLNRVSKRSSAVSIHHTDFPVVNDAAIDADLEERMQLAQDISSLVLSLRKKVNIKVRQPLQKILIPVANSHMQEQIEKVADLIKSEVNVKGIDYLTETEGFIKKKIKPNFKSLGSKMGAKMKSVAAAISAFSETDIASIEREGHFNLVVEGEQLQIQLSDVEIISEDIPGWTVANKGALTVALDITITPLLLDEGNARELVNRIQKIRKDSDFALTDRIDVTVESVESLKSAIINYNDYICTEILADSLELVEQLQHGTEIEVNDLKFNVLVNKKS from the coding sequence ATGTCCAGTAAGTACCAGGAATATAATCAGCTGAATTTACCTCAGATAGAGAAAGATATACTTCAACAATGGGAGGATCAACAGACTTTTGAAAAAAGTGTGGAGGTGCGCGATGGAGCTACTCCTTTTGTATTTTATGAGGGACCTCCGAGTGCGAATGGTCTGCCAGGCATTCACCACGTTATTTCACGTACCCTGAAAGATCTGGTGTGCAGGTATAAAACCATGCGTGGTTACCAGGTGAAGCGTAAAGGTGGCTGGGATACCCACGGATTGCCGGTAGAGCTTGGGGTGGAGAAGATGTTGGGGATTACGAAAGAAGACATAGGAAAGAAGATCTCTGTTGCGGAATATAACGACACTTGTCGTAAGGAAGTATTGAAGTACAAGGATATGTGGGACGACCTGACCCGTAAAATGGGATATTGGGTGGACCTCAAGGATCCTTATATCACTTTTGACAATAAATATATTGAGTCGCTTTGGTGGTCTTTACAAACATTATATAAGAAAGGGCTCCTTTATAAAAGTGTAAGCATTCAGCCGTATTCTCCTGCAGCCGGTACCGGTTTAAGTTCGCATGAGCTGAACCAGCCGGGAACCTACAAGGATGTAAAAGACACCACCATAGTGACGATGTTTAAGGCAAAGAAAGCAGATAATTCAAAGTTCCTCTTCGATGCTGCCGGTTCTGATGAGGTATTTTTCCTCGCCTGGACCACTACCCCATGGACATTACCATCTAACCTGGGCCTGACAGTAGGAGCCAATATAGAATACGCATTGGTACATACTTTCAATCCATATACCCATCTTTCTATAAATGTAGTAGCGGCAAAAGTATTGCTACATAAATATTTTAAGGCAGAAGGGGAGAATGGTGATTTTGGCGCCTATAAAGACGGTGACAAGGTTATCCCCTGGAAAGTATTGACTACATTCAAAGGTAGTCAGCTGGAAAACCTTCGTTATGAGCAGTTATTCCCATTTGCGCAGCCGGAAGAAGGAGATCCTTTCCGTGTCCTGATCGGGGACTTCGTTACCACGGAGGATGGTACTGGTATTGTGCATACTGCCCCTGCCTTTGGGGCGGACGATAACCGCGTTGGCAGAAAATATGGAATCGGTATCCTGACATTAGTAGACAGGGAAGGAAAATTCACTGACAATGTAGGTGAATTTTCAGGGAGATATGTGAAGAATTATAAAGATGATCCCGATTATAAAGATGTGGATGTTGATATAGCTGTGAAGCTGAAGAAAGAGAACAGGGCATTTAAAGTAGAAAAATACGAGCACAGCTATCCTCACTGCTGGCGCACAGATAAACCTGTTTTATATTATCCGCTGGATGCCTGGTTTATTAAAACCACCGCGCTGAAAGACAGGATGGTGGAATTGAATAAGACCATCAACTGGAAACCTGCATTTACCGGAACGGGCCGTTTTGGTAACTGGCTGGAGAATATGGTCGACTGGAACCTCAGCCGCAGCCGGTACTGGGGAACTCCGCTGCCAATCTGGAGAACAGAAGACGGTACGGAGGAAATCTGCATTGGTAGTATAGAAGAGCTAAACCAGGAAATACGCAGGGCAAACCAGGTGCTTGGCGGCGACGTAAATAAATCATACCTGCATGAAGGTATCCTGGATCTGCATAAACCATATGTAGATGAAATTATTCTGGTAAGCAAAGGTGGTAAGCCGATGCGCCGGGAGCCCGATCTGATAGATGTTTGGTTCGATAGTGGTGCTATGCCATATGCACAGTGGCACTATCCGTTTGAAAATAAAGAGCTGTTGGATAAAGGGGAAGCATTCCCTGCCGACTTTATCGCTGAAGGGGTAGATCAGACTCGCGGCTGGTTCTATACGTTGCATGCGTTGGGGGTAATGCTGTTTGACAGTGTAGCCTATAAAACAGTGGTATCCAACGGCCTGGTGCTCGATGCCAAAGGCCAGAAAATGAGTAAGCGCCTTGGCAACGTAGTAAATCCCTTTGAAACCATTGATAAATACGGTGCCGACGCTACCCGTTGGTACCTGATTACGAATGCTTCCCCGTGGGATAGCCTGAAATTCGATGTAAAAGGTATCGGAGAAGTACAGCGTAAGTTGTTTGGTACCTTATATAATACCTATAACTTCTTCGCGATGTATGCGAACCTGGACAATTTCTCCTTCAGGGAAGCATACATCCCATTAGAAGAGCGCCCGGAAATAGATCGTTGGATCATTTCTGTGCTGAATACCCTGGTGAAGGATGTGACCGGTAGCCTTGATGATTACGAGCCTACTCAGGCGGGCAGAGCCATAGAGCGTTTCGTGGATGAGCAGCTGAGTAACTGGTATGTACGCTTATGCCGCCGCCGGTTCTGGAAAGGAGATTACGAACATGATAAAATTAGTGCTTACCAGACCTTATATGAGTGCCTGGAAAAGATAACTCAGTTGATGGCACCGGTGTCGCCGTTCTTCAGTGACTGGTTATTTAACAACCTCAACCGGGTGAGCAAGCGTAGCAGCGCTGTTTCCATACATCATACCGATTTCCCGGTGGTGAATGACGCTGCAATAGACGCTGACCTTGAAGAAAGAATGCAGCTGGCGCAGGATATTTCCTCATTGGTATTATCCTTGCGTAAGAAGGTGAATATCAAGGTTCGTCAGCCATTGCAGAAGATTCTGATTCCGGTGGCAAATTCACATATGCAGGAGCAGATCGAAAAAGTCGCTGACTTGATAAAAAGTGAAGTGAATGTCAAAGGGATTGATTATCTTACGGAAACAGAAGGTTTTATCAAGAAAAAGATTAAACCTAACTTCAAGTCGCTCGGTAGCAAAATGGGAGCAAAGATGAAATCGGTGGCTGCAGCTATCAGCGCATTCTCAGAAACAGATATTGCCTCTATTGAGCGTGAGGGGCATTTCAACCTGGTGGTGGAAGGAGAGCAGTTGCAAATCCAGCTTTCTGATGTTGAGATAATTTCCGAAGATATTCCGGGATGGACAGTAGCCAATAAAGGCGCTTTGACAGTAGCGCTGGATATTACTATTACCCCCCTGTTACTGGACGAAGGAAATGCAAGGGAATTGGTGAATCGTATACAGAAAATCCGCAAGGATAGTGATTTTGCATTGACTGACAGAATTGACGTTACGGTAGAAAGTGTGGAGTCCCTGAAATCGGCCATTATAAACTATAATGACTATATTTGCACGGAAATTTTGGCAGATAGCCTGGAATTAGTGGAGCAATTACAGCATGGTACAGAAATAGAGGTGAATGACCTTAAATTTAATGTATTAGTTAACAAAAAAAGCTAA
- a CDS encoding AraC family transcriptional regulator, producing the protein MKELQEILSLAIPQPAMSDQLRLAEQDSVSVPDCLDFTLQRFTYDKPLPVEDVAMVVYQPAKRGQSAAIELRYCVAGSKYCKNPACTDQLCADGKKDACTDKMPSVDLITVRFQPAFIQSLQKGTTTFPLFENQSRKPFVKTIQPCTKSKSVLETMVHHNYEGILKNIFLQSRALDLLLYSSDQFMQNDTEERYGCRFLTHLEDREKIENARSILLEQLDSPITIRDLARRVAMNECYLKKGFKAMYGTTIYDYFQKERMEKAKGLLYEKGMSVSEVAMLMGYSCISHFSTAFKKHTGLKPCELLLR; encoded by the coding sequence GTGAAAGAATTACAGGAAATATTGTCTTTAGCAATTCCCCAGCCAGCAATGAGTGATCAGCTGCGACTGGCGGAACAGGATAGTGTGTCAGTACCTGACTGTCTGGATTTTACTTTACAACGATTTACCTACGATAAACCGCTGCCGGTAGAAGATGTGGCAATGGTTGTTTATCAGCCAGCCAAAAGAGGGCAGTCTGCTGCCATAGAGTTGCGTTACTGTGTGGCTGGCAGTAAATACTGTAAAAACCCGGCCTGCACTGATCAGTTATGTGCGGATGGAAAGAAGGATGCCTGTACAGACAAGATGCCTTCAGTAGATCTGATTACCGTACGTTTTCAACCAGCTTTTATTCAATCCCTGCAGAAAGGAACTACTACCTTCCCTCTCTTTGAAAACCAATCGCGTAAACCTTTCGTAAAAACCATACAGCCCTGTACCAAATCTAAGTCAGTGCTGGAAACAATGGTACATCATAACTACGAAGGAATTCTGAAAAATATATTCCTGCAAAGTCGTGCCCTGGATCTGCTGCTGTACAGCTCCGACCAGTTCATGCAAAATGATACAGAGGAGCGTTACGGATGCCGTTTCCTCACACACCTGGAAGACCGGGAAAAAATAGAAAATGCCCGCAGCATTCTGCTGGAGCAGCTGGATTCACCGATCACTATCCGGGATCTGGCTCGCAGGGTAGCCATGAATGAATGTTACCTCAAGAAAGGATTTAAAGCCATGTACGGCACCACCATTTACGATTATTTCCAGAAGGAACGCATGGAGAAAGCCAAGGGGCTGCTCTATGAAAAGGGAATGTCGGTTTCTGAGGTGGCTATGCTGATGGGCTATTCCTGTATCTCTCACTTCTCTACTGCATTTAAAAAACATACCGGGTTAAAGCCCTGCGAATTGCTGCTGCGCTGA
- a CDS encoding TraR/DksA C4-type zinc finger protein: protein MATKKKVATKTTQKAAPAKKTVAKAITVKKAAKPAAPAKKAVPAPKKAAAVKPAPAKKAAPKAAAKPVASKAVVAKSPAKKAVPAPKTAVKKAPASNSKPASVKKVAVPAKSTVKKEPAVKQKVVTKSVSAEKQKPFISKSEEKELKTMAVKKADTKVEVAKEKESTKKAAEKPVVKAEKPAKAEKSEKPEKSEKAEKKEKGGKSPLVTYQPEFTKSVLDQPAQSSGPVYRYSDADLQEFRELIQKKLESAKKELVYLQGLITRKDEAGTDDTENKYMSMEDGSGSQEREQLNQMASRQIQFIDHLEKAMVRIENKTYGICRVTGKLIDKARLRAVPHATLSIEAKLAKSK from the coding sequence ATGGCAACAAAAAAGAAGGTTGCTACGAAAACGACCCAAAAGGCAGCTCCAGCTAAGAAAACTGTGGCGAAAGCGATAACAGTAAAGAAAGCTGCCAAACCAGCTGCACCGGCAAAAAAAGCTGTGCCTGCTCCTAAGAAAGCAGCGGCTGTAAAACCAGCCCCTGCAAAAAAGGCAGCTCCAAAAGCAGCAGCTAAACCGGTAGCCAGCAAAGCCGTGGTGGCTAAAAGCCCTGCAAAGAAGGCCGTACCGGCCCCTAAAACTGCAGTGAAAAAGGCACCAGCCTCTAACAGTAAACCCGCATCCGTCAAGAAAGTTGCTGTACCTGCGAAATCGACCGTAAAAAAAGAGCCTGCTGTAAAGCAGAAAGTGGTAACGAAAAGTGTTTCCGCTGAAAAACAGAAACCATTTATTTCTAAGTCAGAAGAAAAAGAACTTAAAACGATGGCAGTAAAGAAAGCAGATACTAAGGTAGAAGTTGCTAAGGAAAAGGAATCCACCAAGAAAGCAGCGGAAAAGCCTGTTGTTAAAGCAGAAAAACCAGCGAAGGCGGAAAAATCAGAGAAACCTGAGAAGTCTGAAAAAGCCGAAAAGAAGGAGAAAGGTGGAAAAAGCCCCCTGGTAACTTACCAGCCGGAGTTCACCAAATCTGTATTGGACCAGCCTGCCCAGTCAAGCGGCCCTGTATACAGGTACAGTGATGCTGACCTTCAGGAATTCAGAGAACTGATCCAGAAGAAACTGGAATCTGCCAAAAAAGAGCTTGTTTATCTGCAGGGATTAATTACCCGTAAAGATGAAGCCGGTACTGATGATACTGAGAATAAATATATGAGCATGGAAGATGGAAGTGGTTCCCAGGAAAGGGAACAGCTGAACCAGATGGCTAGTCGTCAGATCCAGTTCATTGATCACCTGGAGAAAGCTATGGTGAGAATTGAGAATAAAACTTATGGCATTTGTCGTGTAACCGGTAAGCTTATCGATAAAGCGCGCCTTAGAGCTGTGCCTCATGCCACATTGAGCATTGAAGCAAAACTGGCAAAAAGCAAATAA
- a CDS encoding PepSY-like domain-containing protein, giving the protein MKKLTLIFCAVIFTSGITFAQQKKSVKKTKKVIAKAVQAPEAVKSSFDQNFAGVGTAKWTKTSAGHWTANFQKENIKTIAEYDGDGKWVATRSEYDAQTLPGTVAGTLKAKYPSATIKDGWKIERADVASYYKIDIQDNGADKSVLLNDAGTITE; this is encoded by the coding sequence ATGAAAAAGTTGACGTTAATATTTTGTGCGGTTATATTCACTTCCGGCATAACTTTTGCACAGCAGAAAAAATCAGTTAAAAAAACAAAAAAAGTAATTGCGAAAGCGGTGCAGGCACCGGAAGCAGTGAAAAGTTCTTTTGATCAGAATTTTGCTGGTGTAGGAACAGCTAAGTGGACTAAGACTAGTGCAGGACATTGGACAGCAAATTTCCAGAAAGAAAATATCAAAACAATTGCAGAGTATGATGGAGATGGCAAATGGGTTGCCACCAGAAGTGAATACGATGCTCAGACATTACCCGGAACTGTAGCTGGTACATTAAAAGCGAAGTATCCGAGTGCCACCATAAAAGATGGCTGGAAAATTGAAAGAGCAGATGTGGCGTCATACTACAAAATAGATATTCAGGATAATGGTGCAGATAAATCAGTGCTGTTGAACGACGCTGGCACTATCACTGAATAA
- a CDS encoding glycosyltransferase: MISVVIPVLNEGATIRQVIKTVKKTSRKIEIIIVDDNSTDNTVEEAMKEQVRVITSSQRGKGISMREGMMAARYDIIAYVDGDILTYPDNIVDLLAGPIEKDEADFIKSYFERQAGRVTQLVAKPLLSILFPELAHFQQPLSGMIAAKKSFLSQVQFENDYGVDIGLLIDMHHLGARIQEANIGKVENAMQTWEQLSKMSREVSRTILRKAENIPQENLETLGNINLIREQMEYSILESIDKLQKMVIFNLDHAVFTQRYMQWAAVAFGQEEALEEIESAGYDPITTMKLTATLFEGRNIAELLEVADAIPLVPGIREIVRELKKRGYACGLITEGFGTVARHIKNKLGMDFVFANKLHLVNSVATGEFSVADYFMKGDEYCRSYMYPYIAQQYQVNPQNIIYVGDSKHDTRLLSDAGIGVAFCPQYRGSAVEKVADKIISGISLIPLLDIAQASPAKFGIRLPTISKKQARRIGVGSLVGLAGAGLIYFALRQMRNKNNKAAV; encoded by the coding sequence ATGATTTCTGTAGTAATTCCTGTATTAAACGAAGGTGCTACCATACGCCAGGTTATTAAGACAGTAAAAAAAACATCCCGTAAAATTGAGATTATCATCGTTGATGATAATTCCACAGACAATACTGTGGAAGAAGCCATGAAGGAACAGGTACGGGTGATCACGAGCAGCCAGCGCGGGAAGGGGATATCCATGCGGGAAGGAATGATGGCTGCCCGATATGATATTATTGCTTATGTAGATGGCGATATACTTACGTACCCGGATAATATTGTAGACCTATTAGCAGGTCCTATTGAAAAAGATGAAGCCGACTTCATCAAATCCTATTTTGAGCGGCAGGCTGGCAGGGTCACACAATTGGTGGCCAAGCCCCTGCTGAGTATCCTGTTCCCGGAGCTGGCACATTTTCAACAGCCGCTAAGCGGTATGATTGCTGCAAAAAAGTCATTCCTTTCTCAGGTACAATTTGAAAATGATTATGGTGTAGACATTGGTTTACTGATAGATATGCATCACCTGGGCGCCCGCATTCAGGAAGCTAATATCGGTAAGGTGGAAAATGCCATGCAAACCTGGGAACAGTTGAGTAAGATGTCGAGAGAAGTATCCAGAACAATTCTGCGTAAGGCGGAAAATATTCCACAGGAAAACCTGGAAACACTCGGTAATATCAACCTCATACGCGAACAGATGGAATATTCCATACTGGAATCGATCGACAAATTGCAGAAGATGGTCATCTTCAATCTCGATCACGCTGTATTTACGCAACGCTACATGCAATGGGCTGCAGTAGCTTTTGGTCAGGAAGAGGCATTGGAAGAGATTGAATCTGCAGGCTATGATCCAATAACTACAATGAAACTAACGGCTACCTTGTTTGAAGGACGCAATATTGCAGAATTGCTGGAAGTAGCAGATGCGATTCCACTTGTACCGGGGATCAGGGAAATAGTAAGAGAGCTGAAGAAAAGAGGATATGCCTGCGGTCTCATCACAGAAGGATTTGGCACTGTAGCCCGCCACATCAAAAATAAGCTCGGAATGGACTTCGTATTCGCTAACAAACTGCACCTGGTTAATAGTGTGGCAACCGGTGAATTTTCTGTTGCTGATTATTTTATGAAAGGTGACGAGTATTGCAGAAGCTATATGTATCCTTACATTGCGCAACAATATCAGGTAAATCCACAAAATATTATTTATGTGGGAGATAGTAAACACGACACCAGATTATTATCCGATGCGGGGATTGGCGTTGCGTTTTGTCCACAATATCGTGGCAGTGCTGTAGAAAAGGTTGCCGACAAGATCATTAGTGGCATCTCACTGATACCGCTATTGGATATTGCGCAGGCCAGCCCTGCAAAATTCGGTATCAGATTGCCCACCATCAGCAAGAAACAGGCTCGCAGGATTGGAGTGGGAAGTCTGGTGGGACTGGCTGGAGCAGGACTCATATATTTCGCATTACGGCAGATGCGTAATAAAAATAACAAAGCAGCAGTGTAA